In Macadamia integrifolia cultivar HAES 741 unplaced genomic scaffold, SCU_Mint_v3 scaffold448, whole genome shotgun sequence, the sequence AACTCACTCAACAGATGTTGAAGCTGCAGACCTTTTATTTCAAAAGAATTCACAAGGGGAATCACCaaatttgtcataaaattaatCGAAAGTTGATGAATATGAAACATAATGAAATATACAAAAACATGCTTCCAGAAGCTTACTAGTGAAACTTGATGAacataaaaatgacaaaaaaaaaaaaaaaaaaaaaccattcacAACACTGTACACCACCAACTGCCAAGGGAGAGTAAAGTGCCAGAACCAGTCTCACCCAAAAGGATTCCATCCAAATACTCTCAAATCCATAACTGAACCTTGAAAATGCAATTTCATCCCcagaaactattaaaaaaaaaaaaatctcaactcTTGGTAAACCAGCAGAAGCATATGACAACAGTAAGGTAGACCACATTCgttcactttcaaagtcttggtggatttgaaccaccataacctagGCATTAgcccaggtgctctaccattttgagctaaaggcTTTTTACCTACAAAAAAGATTGTTGGTACATTATAGTAACAAAGAAACAATCATAATAATAACCCGACATATGATTGTTACATGACGGAACTAACTTCATTAACGAAACAGTAGTTTTATTTACAAGGACGTTACATAGAAGACATAGCATGAAAGAATTAACACCCAAATACAGAGGAAGATGGTTAAACCATAATAAAGGTTGAGCAATGACTGATCCACTACTACTTGGTTCTGCACTTTTGGACTATAGGGTGGTTGACGAATAGCCGAGATGACCCATGTGTTcctattaacactttcatttggATGACATGCTCATGTGTCTACGGTGTCTGTGTAGTTCCTCAACGCTGGTCCAACCAAATAAAAGAGTCTGGATGTTTTTCACCTAACGGACATCTATAAAATCGTCGTCCAGGATTCTTCAACGTTCGAGAAGTCCGAATGACCATCACCCCTTCACCACAGTTACACATCCGCTATTGTGCATCCATTTCTGTGTAAAATGCAATACCCCTAAGAGAAgcttacataaaaaaatatctccaacaatgacaaaaaaaatctaattgacATGTATATTTGATGGACAACTTACAATTACAGAGTATGTAATGCTTAAATTAACATAATATAAGAGAAGATGCCAAAaggaaactattaaaaaaaaaaaattaaaggcagAAAGCAAACATCAAGGTATGGTATCAAGTGAAAGCCATATGTTGAgtctttcattaaaaataaaaataaactctCTTTCACTTCAATGCAAGAGATGCTTAGCCATGTCCACATTGGTCCCTAACTCTCCTCATGAATGTTTGACACAACTTTGGAAATGTGAGAAATCAACGGGGAAGAACAACCATTTTCCCCTAATATTTCAGCAGTCAAAACCACAGAGCAAAGGATGCAATcaaaaaaatctattaaaaaTTGGTGATCCAAGTAAAGCAATACTTGGAATGGTTTTGGTGGGGATTTAATCGTAcacataattaattaaaaaaaaattgacataaCAAAAACATCCACAAGATTGCATAAAAATGAAGGAGCTGTTCTTTATACCTTTGCAGTGAAGAAGAAATGTTGGTGTAGCAGGGAGTGACGAACAGAGAGAGAGTCAAGAGCGTGGAACAAATCGAGAGAGTAGGGAGCGACgaacagagagagagtcgagagagcaAGTCCGAGTTTTTGGTTACAGAGAGGGTTAGGGCTTCTAGTAATCGAGAGGGAGAGTTAGGGCAGAGAGGAAGAGCTATCGGAGTCGAGCGACAAACAGAGAGAGAGTTGGGAGTGTGGAATAGATCGAGAGAGCAGGGAGTGACGAACAGAAGGAGAGTTGAGAAAGCATGTCCGAGTTTTTGGTTACAGAGAGGGTTAGGGATTCTAGTAACCAAGAGGGAGAGCTAGCAAAGTCGAGcgacgaagagagagagagtcgagagcaTGGAACAGATCGAGAGAGCAAGGAGCTACGAacagagggagagtcgagattTTAGGGTTAGGGCTTGTAGTaaccgagagggagagtcgagatcgagagagagagaggctgaaagagagagagagagtcgaaagaggagagagggaaaatatTACAGCTTTTATTTCAAAAGGATGAACTGACCCGGTTTGTTCCAGTTTGTTCTCCAATGATTTGATTCAAGATGGTTTTTTCACTGGTTTAAGATTGTGTCATGGTAGATTAATCTGAGCCGCGAATCTGGAATATTACACGTGTCGGTCGCTTGGGGGCCATTGTACAGAATTGTATGAGATccgaatttcagacgatttctctCCAGTCAGGGGGCACTCGGACTTCTTCTTCTCGGGGAATGTCTACTAGCGGATCTGTGATGTGAGTGGTCTAGCTCGATTAGTGGCTCTACAACCTTTTCTAGTTTCTAATGTCCCCTTACTGATTTTTCTTTGCAGGGATTTAACTGGTGATTGAGGCGGCCAGTCGGTTCGAGAGGATGGTCGTGAAGAAGCAGAAAGTTGATCAAGAGGGCCAACAATTATGGGATCAACTGGCTCCAGTATGGGGCCAACTAGAAGCGTTTGCAAAGCAATGTCGAGCTGAGGAATACAAGGCCCTTGCGGCCGAGAAGAGGGCATCTCAGCTAGCGGATGACGTGAGCAAGCAGCTTCTAGCGCATGACCTTATAAAGTCTAAGGAACGTCTACAGGGTGAGGTTGTAGAACTTCAGGAGGATTTTCAGAAAAGGAGTGCAACCCATCATCTCGCCGTCCAAGCCTTGACTGAGCAGCATCATGTCAAGTTGAAGGAGGCCGAGGAGAGATCAGTTGAGAGATATCTGAACTCCCAGGTCAGCCAAGATTGGTTTCTCAACCTCAACACTTCGTCCTTCAACTCAAAGCCAGATTCGGCGGTCAACTTTATTCTGAAGAAGTACCCTCCTCTAGATTTGAGCGACTATGAGCACTACCTCCCCCCTCTTGAATCCTTTATGCTGCTACCAGGTCAATTGATTGTCGAAGTGGGAGAGGAGGTGGACTAAGAGGAGGCCGCTACTCCTATAGGCATGAAGAAGAAGGATCCTCCTGCTGCTCCTTGAGTTTGTGCCTGAGATCCGTCAATGCCTCTGCATTCCTCACctgctttcctttttcttt encodes:
- the LOC122068630 gene encoding uncharacterized protein LOC122068630; amino-acid sequence: MVVKKQKVDQEGQQLWDQLAPVWGQLEAFAKQCRAEEYKALAAEKRASQLADDVSKQLLAHDLIKSKERLQGEVVELQEDFQKRSATHHLAVQALTEQHHVKLKEAEERSVERYLNSQVSQDWFLNLNTSSFNSKPDSAVNFILKKYPPLDLSDYEHYLPPLESFMLLPGQLIVEVGEEVD